A region of Melitaea cinxia chromosome 15, ilMelCinx1.1, whole genome shotgun sequence DNA encodes the following proteins:
- the LOC123660637 gene encoding uncharacterized protein LOC123660637 produces the protein MVNCGGCGKFLSPTGAVTCSLCPNKFHRACVGISDRGQACRDWSCPACKRNFRKGDNSQTPVKGIEEASGSPSSSPGATSEDVVVETAAVVVDLRREVAESIAAMREFREELVQLRMSLSNLNERMSSVEERLDALEKRQDAGSAEEVVALERKVEELKLELNERDQEALLSDLDIGHLPEDKGVSATHEVTVLAARLGVALEARDVVFAERVGAAPAPGQAPGRPRRLVVRLARRGLRDELLQAARVRRGLAADGGARVFVNERLTRRNRVLFHRVREECGRLKWRYCWTKRGRIFARRMDGGPVHQFRSEDDLSRVFGENCST, from the coding sequence ATGGTTAATTGTGGGGGATGCGGTAAATTTCTCTCGCCGACAGGTGCCGTCACCTGCTCCCTGTGCCCGAACAAATTCCACAGGGCGTGTGTCGGTATTTCGGACAGGGGTCAGGCTTGCAGAGACTGGTCCTGCCCCGCTTGCAAGCGGAACTTTCGGAAAGGCGACAATAGCCAGACGCCAGTGAAGGGGATCGAGGAGGCGAGCGGGAGCCCCTCTAGCTCTCCCGGCGCGACGTCCGAGGACGTCGTCGTGGAGACTGCGGCCGTCGTCGTCGACCTTCGACGCGAGGTCGCAGAAAGCATCGCCGCTATGAGGGAGTTTCGGGAGGAGCTGGTACAGCTGCGGATGTCTCTCTCGAATCTCAACGAGCGCATGAGTAGCGTCGAAGAGAGGCTGGACGCTCTCGAGAAGCGCCAGGACGCCGGCAGCGCGGAGGAAGTCGTCGCACTCGAGCGCAAGGTCGAAGAGCTCAAACTCGAGCTCAACGAGCGGGACCAGGAGGCGCTGCTGTCCGACCTCGACATCGGGCACCTGCCCGAGGACAAGGGCGTGAGCGCGACGCACGAGGTGACCGTGCTGGCGGCGCGGCTGGGCGTGGCGCTGGAGGCGCGCGACGTGGTGTTTGCGGAGCGCGTGGGCGCTGCGCCGGCGCCGGGCCAGGCGCCGGGCCGCCCGCGCCGCCTCGTGGTGCGCCTGGCGCGCCGCGGCCTGCGGGACGAGCTGCTGCAGGCGGCGCGCGTGCGGCGCGGCCTGGCGGCGGACGGGGGCGCGCGCGTCTTCGTCAACGAGCGCCTGACGCGCCGCAACCGCGTGCTCTTTCACAGAGTGCGCGAGGAGTGCGGCCGGCTCAAGTGGCGCTACTGCTGGACGAAGCGAGGGCGAATCTTCGCACGTCGGATGGATGGAGGCCCCGTTCATCAGTTTCGCTCGGAAGATGACCTGTCACGGGTGTTTGGCGAAAACTGTTCGACCTAA